Sequence from the Panicum virgatum strain AP13 chromosome 5N, P.virgatum_v5, whole genome shotgun sequence genome:
TAGGAGGAGTTCAGCTCGAAGGAATGGCAAGAGAGAGGTGAActgaaggaggggagggagtatttataccccttgacccaaaaatagccgttgggcgaacagttacccggagactccgggtatatgcccggagactccgggcaaccctaATTTTTCAGCCCAAgaacagcacccggacactccgggcaacggggtccggagtatccggccctatacccggagtatccgggttaggcaagatgaaatctcatgttttgctcttttgagtatattttgtggctcacaggtgtttgtctaggttctcttgagcacaagatttAAATCGAAACCCTTGAATCAAGTCCCACTTAATAGTACGGCGTCCCTATACtcaaaattcaaatataaaatctaaTATCATGAGTACACTTAAACACcgccttttcattttctttttgggGGCCATACGTCATCAtttgattcacctatacatattcatcacctgcacaaatgctcaattacacaattaaatatacatgtgttttgtcattattcaccaaaacccacttaggggcctagatcactttcaaatattttctataattatttttgtaggTTGAAAATATTTAACGTGAAATTTATCACAGATAAACTATTCCACACGAAaattattcatgaaaaaaatcaTAATATAATTTTCTAGCATAGGGGGTATTATATTAGAAGTTACATTGTAAAATTTAATTTGAAGTTAAAATTCCACTTATACATGGAGAAATAAGAAAGAGAAATCTCAGTGCAGTAGATTGGACCATTTGAAATAGTATGTTTAGCAAAGTAAATtgagtctaaattttttttagaggGTAAAGAGGATAAAGTGAATTGGTGAGAgaataaaatgaaaattttcCCTTTTTTACTGAAATCCTTCTTATTTTGGGGCAACTACTGCAGGCCCATAAGCATTGTTGACACGGTCCGGTCCGCAATTTACGAAACCGTTGTCCACGGAGCCCAGGAGGTGTCGGATGGCCAGGAACGTTACATACAGACACGTCGGATTGAGAGCAATCCTACGCGGCCGGGCCGAGCCACCCCCGTATTGACAAGTCACCGCCGCGGTGGCACCTCCGCGGCCATGTGTCCCTCTCCCGCTCGCCGGCGGGTCGCAGTAGTGGAGGCTCCAATACTCCTGATCATGTCGAGTGTTTTTGAACTTACATTATTTAGTCGCTAATGATGAGAGTGAGTGCGGTTTTGGCGCCCACCTCTGTTTTTTTGTAGTTTAAGTGAGCCGGCGCATTTTGGTCATACAAAAGTCAGCTTAAAGCCTTAAACACGCAATCTGTACGTCGGTGTTTGTTGCGCTCTCCTCTTCATCTTGTGTACCCGACAACTTTAATTTGTTCCCCACTCTGATCTGGCAGCAGTGGGAACAGCCTTCTGCAATTGCAGCATCATCTTGCAGGACACCCCCTTAGAGATAGTAATCTCTGGTTTTCAGACTGGTGGGTTGTGGAAACCTCAAAGCAGAAACATGTCTGTCCTTTTTCTTAGAATGATGAAGCTCCTGCTTTGCAAAAGTATATTGTTAATTCTAGACTTGTCTCTGAATTATGCAGCGCATCTGGCTCTTCATCAGGTGGCTATAGACTAGTGAGGTGCATCTTATCTCCATGACTCGATGTTGTCCCCATTGATCCACGTTCCATTAGTTTAGATCGGTCGACAAGTCCATCAGGTTAAGCTTAATCTCCTTTTGGAATTGCGGCTAAACAATATACTGAGGGCGACCCCAAATATCTTACTGCCATTCCCAGTTCCTATATAAACCCCCCTCCCCCACGCCGTGCCGCGAGAGAACACGCTCCACTGTAACAAGGTTTGCTCTCGCTCTACTGCGCACCCTGATTTCTTCACGTTGTCACAGACTCACAGCTCTGCCAAGATAAGATGGACGTCGAACAGCTCCATGCAAGGAGGCTCCTGTcgcaggccgcggcggcggcagctgcccCCTCGCAGGGGCCGGCCGTGCACGAGCAGGTGCAGGTGGCcgaagcgcgcgcgcgcgccgctgcaCCCTTCAGCTCGCTGAACGCGACGGTGATCACGGTGCTGTCGCTGCTCCTGTGCGGCGTTGTCGTCGTGCTCGCGGTGCACGCGGTCGTGCGGTGCGCGTTCCGCGTCACGTGCCGCGTGTGCTACGGCCAGGAGGAgccccctggcggcggcgccggggagtcgggggcctcctcctcctcctcctgccagGACGACCCCAGGAGGAAGGCCGGCCGGTCCCGCCGGCgcgcgctcccgccgccggtgGTCTACCCGCCCGAGGTCGAGCTCGCCgggtgcggcgcggcggaaTGCGCCATCTGCCTCACCGAGTTCGCGCACGGCGACCGCGTCCGCGCGCTGCCGCACTGCAACCACGGGTTCCACGTGCGGTGCATCGACCGCTGGCTCGCCGCGCGGCAGACGTGCCCCACGTGCAGGCGGGCGCCGTTCGCCGCTAAACCCTCCCTGCCGGGAagagcggaggcgccggagggcGCGCAGCTTCAGGTGCGAGTTGACGCTGGTGCCGGGCAGAACGAGACTCAATAGCGGAAAGCTATGGAGATTAACTGTATAGTGTTGGTGGAcagtgaaaatttttgaacGTGCTCTCATCTGTGACACTGCAGTCATGATGCTTTTTTAGTTTGCAATGCTGGCACGGAAATTGTCCATCACTCGACCTTGTTCAGTTTTGCAATTATTACGTGTTGGAACTCTGAAGTGAGCGAGGCCCGATGTGTTCGGCTCCTGCAACAAGGAAACATGAAACGGCCCACACTAAACATTCAGCCCATGAACCAGAATGAAGAACTTaattcctcaaaaaaaaagaatgaagaaCTTAAAACACGTCTCGAGAAAAGTTATTAGGAGAAAGTATTCGCAGAAATATTGTATGAACTCTGAAGCAGTAATAAACGGACCTCTTTCACGTGTCGAATATAGGTAAGCTTGGTCGTAAGCTTAGGTAGGGAGTACCCAAGGAAATTAAACTAAAAACGAGATGAACTGCGTCTCGAAGTTGTAAATGGTAGGAATTGCTTGTACCCGAATTCAGTTTAGGAATTCAATATCTACAGTTTGGAATTCAGTTTAGGATAAAAAGATAAGAATGACTTGTGCTTACATC
This genomic interval carries:
- the LOC120676284 gene encoding RING-H2 finger protein ATL74-like, producing MDVEQLHARRLLSQAAAAAAAPSQGPAVHEQVQVAEARARAAAPFSSLNATVITVLSLLLCGVVVVLAVHAVVRCAFRVTCRVCYGQEEPPGGGAGESGASSSSSCQDDPRRKAGRSRRRALPPPVVYPPEVELAGCGAAECAICLTEFAHGDRVRALPHCNHGFHVRCIDRWLAARQTCPTCRRAPFAAKPSLPGRAEAPEGAQLQVRVDAGAGQNETQ